In one window of Anopheles stephensi strain Indian unplaced genomic scaffold, UCI_ANSTEP_V1.0 ucontig44, whole genome shotgun sequence DNA:
- the LOC118517024 gene encoding salivary glue protein Sgs-3-like, producing the protein MNLYAFKRPELLKTKMGTSGFVVSTSTKVLTGGASAASGASQRTRPAGTVVLGSGEAKANEQLTSLFDRYSGHAGVAEPMTDEEYQNELHRATERTVPLRTTTPKEGLSTWVLLSGSDSSEMKSESTSTTSRKVIITTTTTTTTSTTPKPTTSATKRFQPSTRRVMQTTTPRPGRTTTSPTSMEEKKEKQNKPLPKQKIASTTLKPVIVKKVKKPLPTTTTTATTTTTTTTTTPKPTTTSSPTVTTEMVITEQSASTVANDLSAPVTDDSSQESSTFLILEPKDAQFDLPEDRSPSKTAPSNGGKVVKKPTRKPNAKAPGGTKKKPANKKTRKPEVKDVVANDKKPGNKNKPVSTQIINYLSRE; encoded by the exons ATGAATCT CTACGCGTTCAAGCGTCCCGAGCTGCTGAAAACGAAGATGGGCACGTCCGGGTTCGTGGTGTCCACCAGCACGAAGGTGCTGACCGGTGGTGCTAGCGCCGCGTCCGGCGCATCGCAACGGACCCGCCCGGCGGGCACGGTCGTGTTGGGTTCGGGCGAAGCGAAAGCCAACGAACAGCTAACATCCCTCTTTGATCGCTATTCAGGGCACGCCGGTGTGGCGGAACCGATGACGGACGAGGAGTACCAGAACGAGCTGCACCGTGCGACGGAACGGACGGTCCCGCTGCGGACGACCACCCCGAAGGAGGGTCTGTCCACCTGGGTACTGCTGTCCGGTAGCGATTCTAGCGAGATGAAGAGTGAGTCTACGAGTACGACCTCGAGAAAGGTGATcatcacgacgacgacgacgacgacgactagtACGACACCGAAACCAACCACCAGCGCTACGAAACGATTCCAACCGTCTACCAGACGCGTCATGCAGACGACCACACCTCGTCCGGGTAGAACAACCACAAGCCCCACCAGCATggaggagaagaaggaaaaacagaacaaaccgCTACCGAAGCAGAAGATCGCCTCGACCACTCTTAAGCCGGTGATCGTAAAGAAGGTTAAGAAACCGCTACCGACAACAActacgacggcgacgacgacgacaaccacCACGACGACTACGCCCAAGCCAACAACTACCTCATCCCCAACGGTAACCACCGAGATGGTCATCACGGAGCAGAGTGCCTCCACGGTGGCGAACGATCTATCCGCACCCGTCACCGACGACAGCTCGCAGGAATCGTCCACCTTCCTGATACTGGAACCGAAGGACGCTCAGTTCGATCTGCCCGAGGATCGTTCCCCGTCCAAAACGGCACCCAGCAACGGTGGCAAGGTCGTGAAGAAACCAACACGCAAACCGAACGCCAAAGCCCCCGGTGGCACGAAGAAGAAGCCGGCCAACAAGAAAACGCGCAAACCGGAAGTGAAGGATGTGGTGGCGAATGACAAGAAACCGGGCAACAAGAACAAGCCCGTCTCGACGCAGATCATCAACTATTTGTCGCGCGAG